In Scophthalmus maximus strain ysfricsl-2021 chromosome 21, ASM2237912v1, whole genome shotgun sequence, one genomic interval encodes:
- the nub1 gene encoding NEDD8 ultimate buster 1, producing MAEQNTEAKLKNLLKQEKIQLWNPPYTDEEDGERPGAQHLQELAEHYAPLLQLPVAEVGGALESIRVQTVTRGKGIRTYRETNVATLELLLPRDSRKVTKSKKNLLETRLDVSAQEVVDRVGEEFGLKYIKLILNGKTLSPDQRLDEQGVKNHSKVMVLKVSDAELKQQMNEEEQRKTEQSQSVQRTQRGFQILSERDGSDDPDVSPFLEVADQKGNPLKIPHQEKKALILAMGFHEKGRSLMKRKQYDSALCHLLQADQQFSACGSALLSSVDNFAVLQLDVVWCYRALEALSCLDDGRKRLQRAEDCFLQCYGERRERLRMIKGNTGREDVLFLRLYLLQSLLSYIEGNDVQARQQLSKVESLFGRLCLDSEKMAQLMTLGFSEREARLGLRACQGDLQEAAIHISNRRQEREELKKSERQRRRRRTEDVSALVELGYSRTDAARALHAADGDVNRACEILQDASQAAQATNNNREEALSPEKVEQLLYLGFEREAVEASLALTGGDVQSAAQLLLDNQGVMSPHPNSSSSTSPSSEEPSTSTEDEELVSEVLDDLSRHEEDYLDLTLEEESELIDTMKMYLSRGATHTM from the exons ATGGCGGAGCAGAACACGGAGGCGAAGCTGAAGAACCTGCTGAAGCAGGAGAAGATCCAGCTGTGGAATCCTCCGTACACcgacgaggaggacggcgaGCGTCCGGGAGCGCAGCACCTGcag GAACTGGCGGAGCATTACGcccccctgctgcagctgccggTGGCGGAGGTAGGGGGCGCTCTGGAGTCCATCAGGGTCCAGACAGTGACGAGGGGCAAAGGTATCAGGACGTACAGAGAAACCAACGTGGCCacgctggagctgctgctgcccagaGACAGCAGGAAG gtgACAAAGTCAAAGAAGAATCTTCTGGAGACGAGGCTGGACGTGTCCGCCCAAGAGGTGGTGGACAG GGTCGGAGAAGAGTTCGGCCTCAAATACATCAAACTGATTCTCAACGGGAAAACTCTGAGTCCAG acCAGCGTCTGGACGAACAAGGTGTGAAGAACCACAGTAAGGTGATGGTGCTGAAGGTGAGCGACGCTGAGCTGAAGCAACAGATgaacgaggaggagcagaggaagacagagcAGAGCCAAAGTGTCCAGAGGACGCAGAGGGGGTTCCAGATCCTGTCAGagagag acGGCAGCGACGACCCGGATGTGTCTCCGTTCCTGGAGGTCGCCGACCAGAAGGGAAACCCTCTGAAGATCCCTCACCAGGAGAAGAAG gctctGATCCTGGCGATGGGTTTCCATGAGAAAGGTCGTTCTCTGATGAAGAGGAAACAGTACGACAGTGCTCTGTGTCACCTGCTGCAGGCCGACCAGCAGTTCAG tgcGTGTGGCTCGGCGCTGCTAAGCTCGGTGGATAACTTCGCTGTGCTGCAGCTGGACGTGGTCTGGTGTTACAGAGCGCTGGAGGCGCTGTCGTGTCTGGACGACGGCAGGAAGCGGCTGCAGCGAGCTGAGGACTGTTTCCTGCAGTGTTACGGAGAGCGACGGGAGAGACTGCGCATGATCAAG GGCAACACGGGCAGAGAGGACGTGTTGTTTCTGCGGCTTTACCTCCTCCAGAGTCTCCTCTCCTACATCGAAGGAAACGACGTTCAGGCTCGACAGCAACTGTCCAAG GTGGAGTCTCTGTTCGGTCGCCTGTGTCTGGACTCTGAGAAGATGGCTCAGCTCATGACTCTGGGCTTCTCCGAGAGAGAAGCACGCCTCGGACTCCGAGCGTGTCAGGGCGACCTGCAGGAGGCCGCCATCCACATCAGCAACCGCAGACAG gagcgagaggagctgaagaagagcgagaggcagaggaggaggaggaggacggaggacgtCTCCGCCCTGGTGGAGCTAGGATACTCCAGGACGGACGCTGCCCGAGCGCTGCACGCCGCCGACGGGGACGTGAACAGGGCGTGTGAG ATTCTCCAGGACGCCAGTCAGGCCGCTCAGGCGACCAATAACAACAGAGAGGAGGCGCTGAGTCCGGAGAAGGTGGAGCAG CTGTTGTATCTGGGCTTCGAGCGGGAGGCAGTGGAGGCGTCGCTCGCTCTGACGGGAGGAGACGTCCAATCAGccgctcagctgctgctggacaaccAGGGAGTGATGTCACCGCAcccaaactcctcctcctccacctcgcccTCATCAGAGGagccctccacctccacag AGGACGAGGAGCTGGTTAGCGAGGTTCTGGACGACCTGTCCCGTCACGAGGAGGATTATCTGGACCTgacgctggaggaggagagtgagctCATCGACACCATGAAGATGTACCTGAGCCGAGGGGCCACACACACCATGTGa